From Brassica rapa cultivar Chiifu-401-42 chromosome A06, CAAS_Brap_v3.01, whole genome shotgun sequence:
ttttcttgaacttttatatatcaattcaaaatttatattatatattaatatgataatatttgaTAGAGGATAAATATTTGCtttaattttctatttaaatattttattaatattaaaatagtattttcaaaaagaaatactTTTGTCACATGTGGACCGCTATTCATGAGAAAGAGCTTTTGATTTAGAACAACATTAACAAGCAACAAGCACTAAGATCATTTTCAACAcacttttataattatttatcaaacaTAAGTACTATAAAAATACATGTGAATTTTTATATTATCTagaattttaatgaaatttatattttcttaaacacaaaataaaGTGGATCGAAAATTCTCTAATTGCTGTTAGAACTAAGCACAAGTGGCAGTAGGAAAAGTAATAAACACCTTAAGACATAAGTGGCTTAAATATAATGGATTGGCGTGGGAGTTAACAAGTTGTTGTAGCTTGAAACATTTTTGAACAATTTTAAAATTGGTAGTTGTAACAAATAAGATTTGTTATATTTGTTGTTAGTTGATATAATTTGTTGTAGTGTTTTAACTTAAAACATACAAAATACATACAACAATGATTATAACGGACAAATTCTCGTTTGTTCTCATTTTTCCTAGTGTTTGCAAAATATGACATGGTTTTGTCGTGATTTATAAATGCAATATTTTCtaagataaaatatataattaattattttataagaataacagtatataaaatttaaaaaaatgaaattctaatataaattaaaagtttataattttaaacaaaacttacaataataaagataatatattttctaagaGATTATATAAATATCtctgaaatttataaatatatcctaatttaatataataatattcgacagaagaaaaatataatgttttcattttagtaaaattttaaaataacttttaacctACCTACAATCGTATGCACTGTAAACACAGtgaatgttattattatttaaaaatcgtAGTAAGCACTGCATTTGCGTAACTATGATATAATACCAAAATATAGTAGAAGTAAAACTTAtgttaataataatagttttcaAAACTATTTAGTTCATTAATTTTTGATGTGATTTATACACATTGATTTCGACTAATACACATAGAAAAGAACAGTTATATGTACACCTTGAAAGTTTTTCAACTCTCTATATTTTCTAATCCTCTAATTAAATAGAATATTTAGGACTTTTTTTGAGAATCATATTGTGTgacttttgaaaaataataattaggaaaaaataaaatctgaaagtATTAGAAAAAATCTTGACACATAGAATATTGGCCTATAAATAGACTAACAGTGAAAGAAGATGATAGACGCAAGCAAATAGCAAATACATAAATTCGAACATTGCAGCTATGGCTCCCACATTGCAAGGCGAGTGGATCAAGGTAATTActtagttaattaattaataaagaatTCTTTTTAAAATGCTAGCTTAATTTCTATCAGTTCTTTATTTTGCACGAGAAAACATTATACTAGAATTGGATATTCATTGTTTTTTTACTCGAGTATAATGAGTATATTGTCATAACTTCGTACTACCACCCTGACTGTCAAGTAACTGAGTAATAAACCGACTCATATATATTCAGTTTTAACTGTGattaatcatcatcatcatcatcattaattAACAGGTGCAGCAGAAAGGAGGAGAGGGACCTGGAGCAAGAAGCTCACACGGCATAGCCGTGGTCGGAGACAAGCTCTACTCTTTCGGTGGCGAGCGTACTCCAAACATTTCCATCGACAAACACCTTTACGTCTTTGACTTCAACACTCACACATGGTCAATCGCCCCGGCCAACGGACAAGCCCCTAACGTCCAGGCTCTGGGCACCCGCATGGTGGCCGTGGGAACTATGCTCTATCTATTCGGAGGCCGTGATGAGAAGAAACAGTTCGACGACTTTTACTCGTACGATACGGTGAAACAGGAGTGGAAGTTCATCACCAAGCTCGATGAAGAGGGAGGACCCGAGGCTCGTACTTACCACTCGATGGCTTCGGATGAAAACCACGTGTATGTTTTCGGTGGGGTGAGCAAAGGCGGGACCAACAAGACCCCCTTCAGGTTCAGGACCATCGAGGCGTATAACATTGCTGATGGGAAGTGGGCTCAGCTACCTGATCCTGGGGAGCAGTTCCCTAGGTTCGAGAGAAGAGGAGGAGCTGGATTCATTGTGGTGGAAGGAAAGATTTGGGTGGTTTACGGGTTTGCAACTTCGCCTGATCCTAATGGAAAAAACGACTATGAGTCTGATCTTGTGCACTACTTTGATCCTGCTACTCAAAAGTGGACCGAAGTGGAGACTAAAGGAGAGAAACCTTCTCCGAGGAGCGTGTTTGCGCATGCGGCAGTAGGGAAATACATAATAATATTTGGAGGTGAGGTCTGGCCGGACCCAAACGGACATTTGGGTCCTGGAACATTGACCAATGAGGGTTACGCGTTGAACACCGAGACTCTGGTGTGGGAGAAGTTTGGAGGAGGAGCTGAGCCGGGTGAACTCGGTTGGCCTGCCTACACGACTGCTACCGTCTATGGAAAGCAAGGCCTCCTCATGCATGGAGGGAAGCGTCCAACCAACAAACGTACCGATGAAATGTACTTCTACGCAGTCCATTCCGCCTAAGCAATGCTCTCTCACTACTCTCAAAGGTTCGTTTGTGTGGTGAGTATTATTACTATTTGTGTTGTGTCTCATAATATGTAAGATAAAATAAAGGTCTGTGAAACCTATGAAAATCAGCCAACTGTACGTGGCTTATTATCAAGTTAAACTATGTGTGTTTCTCGTTTGCAAAACTGTACTGGTTGGAATAATATGTACTACTACTACTTGTGTGTTTAATAAATGATATGAAGTTATCTACAAATTTGTTTGTCTCATTTAATTTCCTGCAGTCCTCTTAACATTTATTCACCATATCTATGTCCATGTCTTTAACAGCACAAACAGTGCAATACAATCTTTTTTATATCTCTCATCTTGTTTGAGTTAtttgataattaattatttcacACAAAAGCGATGTTTTGATGCTAACAAGCAGAACATTAATTTGATTTTCTTGGAATCAAACATTACACAAGATTCATCttgaaattgtttttctttcaaAAGAAACAAATCAAACGAGAAAGTTTATAAATGAAAGATTCAAGAGGAAGGGACAAGAACAGTTTGCATCATGTTCTTGAATTCAAAAAAGTCAACGCGACCATCGTGATTGCTATCAACGGAGACAATCATCTTCTCCACTTGTTCGATCTCTCCTGCTTCAGGAAGCCCTAGCTTCTTCAAAACATTTTGCAACTCCACGGCGGAGATAAACCCGTCACCGTCTTGGTCAAACACTTTGAAGGCTTCTTCTAGATCTGATTCTTGAGATCCGTCGCACTCGCAGTCTCCTGCAAAGAAGGACTCGTCTAGTGTTCTGTGGAGTGCTGCGAAGTCTTCGAACCGGAGTCCGGTTTCGTCCGGTTTGATGTAAGATTCGATGGTTGGTTTGAGGTCCGAGATATCCGCGTCGAGACCAAGTCGTGAGAGGGCTTGACTCAGTTCTTCTACGGTGATGAATCCGTCGCTGTTTTTGTCGAATAGGTCGAAGATACGTTGGAGACGGAGAGCGTTTAGACTCGGACTTCGTAGTCTGAATGAAGAAGATTGTCTCGAGAATATCTTCTTCTCGTTAATGGTGATCTCCATTGTTgctgtcttcttcttcacactTGCTCTCTATAAGTATAATCAGAGACTTGTAGGAATCACGAGGCGGAGACTAATCGTTCATttctttataattaatattaatattttaatattttttaaaaaatattaaattaatattttaggtttaaggtttaatttataaaacttgtggtaattttaataattttcctaagtaaataatattatttatgattttatacTATTTTGTGATAATTTTTTATGCTTTCAAACAAATTTacctaattttattttttaagctaacgataatcttatatatatattgtattttagtttattaccattaattaataacatataaaaatctatagaacatttaaaaaatatatatttatttttcttaagaaTATTATTATTTGGCAGCGTTGACTGTTTGACAATGAATAAGTTacgtgtatatattatatattacgtAATGTGGTTACTTTTGTCATGATGTCTCACGTTGGTGACGTTCCAATTGCCTATTGGTTCCATCTTTTAGATTTTTCCAATTTAACAGACAAAGACATGTTAGTTGACAAAGAAAAtgacaaagacaaagacaaagacaTGTTGTTAATGTCAGATTTATACAATAAAAACTTCATTACCTAAAATAAACAGTACAAAACAAAACTCAACTAACAATGGGAAAGCGAGTCGGGTTGAGTTCTGAATTCTGATACTCGGAGACCCGGTTTTGAATCAAAAGCCCACAAACCCAAAAAGGCCCATAAGTAAAATGACATTTTCTCTTTACGGCCCATTCGTATTGGGTCACCTCCACTGCAACCTCCAAAACGATATCTCGCCGCCTGTCGACGACGACGTCTGCTTTGCTTTGCACCGTAAGTATCAACTTAGAAGAAGCGTTTTAGCTCAATCCTTAGATCCGATGGAGGTTTGTGGCGTAGATTCTGAAGGGAAGGAGTTTAACAGCGCacaagagatgtggagagaagaaattggagaagaaggagatgaaacGAAGAAGACCCAATGGTACAGAGACGGAGTTTCTTACTGGGAAGTAAGTtatattagttttgtttttttgttgtctGTCTCTGTCTTAGGCTTAGAATGGTGACTGCGGATGACTGCGGTTTGAACGAGCGGGCGGTTTAACTGGTTTTAAcggttataaaaacgtatagatatatggtattgtagagatttttgttactattaactGTGTTGCGGGCGGGTCGGTTGTAAACATTCGAAGGGTTAGTTTTAATTTCAcctcttttttctttatttgattCTCTGTAGTATATCTCAGATTTGATTGACTTCTATTGCAAGTAAATTTGTAACCCTAACATGATTAACATGTATTCCAAATTGTgtttatttcatttattaattgAAGGGTGTTGAAGCTTCTGTTGATGGAGTATTGGGAGGATACGGGCATGTGAATGATGCTGATATTATAGGAAGTGAGGTCTTTCTCAAGACCCTTTTGCAAGAAAGATTAGTGAATGGAGAAACAAATCAACATCTAGTGGCTCTTGGtactcttctctttttttttacacatGTGTTTCTTTGAAAATCACACAACTTCACTTGCAGATTGTGGATCTGGCGTTGGAAGGATCACCAAGAATCTTCTGATACGGTACCTTAACGAGGTGAATGTTTTTCTATGATTCAGTTCACTTGCTGCTATGCTCTCAATTCTTCtctgttttagttttattttttttgatattagGTTGATCTTGTCGAGCCTGTAGCTCAGTTCCTCGATGCGGCACGTGAAAATCTCGCATCTACGGGCTCAGAAACGCACAAAGCAGCTAACTTTTTCTGTGTACCTCTTCAGGTAGTACATTCTCTGTTTTATCTTAGTTTTCATTTCTCCTTCacatttgttttgttaatatttttgatataactGTAGGAGTTTACTCCAGCTGATCAGAGGTACGATGTCATATGGGTTCAGTGGTGCATTGGGCATCTCACTGACGatgattttgtttctttctttaacCGAGCAAAGGTGAagactttttttgtttctatattTCGTTGCACCATGTTTTGTTTCTCTATTACAAGTCAAGTGAaaccatagtttttttttgatgcGGTTGTGTCTTTCTGCTGCTTAATCTCATGTGATGTTTGTGGTTGATCTTAGGGATGCCTTAAACCCGGTGGGTTTTTTGTTGTGAAAGAGAATCTCGCTAAGCAAGGTTTTTTTTCCGTTCTTGACTTTGATGTTCTTATGAACGGTTCTATCTGATAAAAACTTTaagtatatttgtttttttgtgttgCGCAGGATTTGTTTTGGATAAAGAGGATCGTAGCATCACCAGATCGGATCCCTACTTTAAACAGCTCTTTCGTCGATGTGGGTTACATCTCTATCAAACAAAGGTTTAGTTCTTGTCTCTTCTTTAATTCGTCTTAAAAACTGTTGGTTTAGAAGCTTACAGTTTTGCCAAAACCATTTCCAGGATCAGAAGGGTCTTCCGAAAGAGTTATTTGCTGTAAAAATGTATGCTTTAACGGTTGATACACCACCCAAAGTCCACAGAACCAGATCGAAAACTAGCAGCAACAGACCACAAATTATCAAATGAcagtcttgttttttttttttatgtgcgAAATTCTAgactttatttaatgaaagaAGCTACCTAAGTTATTGTAAGATCCGTGGAGCAAGGCTTGGTTGCTTCGAGGTAAGTTCACTGGCCTGCTCGAATCTCCTGTCCTCGCCTGGTTTATGTACCTTGTTCATTTTCTGCTCATTTGTCTGAATTTGAAGATATATGTACTAGAATTTACACATAAGTTAGAGCGTATTCCTCAAATGGTGATTTGTAATCTGAATCGTAGTTGTCTTATATCAATCCTTTTTGCGGCCGAGGTGCCTTATGTTGAATTGCTGCATTCATCTCCAAACGTGAACCATAAGACAAGACAACCATCTTTGTTTCTTTGCTCCTAAAtatattttgcttatttgttcAAAAAATGATTATAGGTCAAAGAACTTGCGTAGAAGATCTGTAGTGGTGTGGGGTGTTTTGCTGGTGTTTTTGCAATTGCGGATTGCTTTTGGCTAGAGCAACTTGTTAGCGTTTGAGGCTTTTTGCTGGTTCTATATCTAACGGTTTATTGTGCAAAAATCCATGTAGAGTGTCATTGTTGTTTCCAATTCTCCGCTCAGGTGTTAAGCGTTGGTTTAGGGCTTCTGCTGCTGTGTTATAATGGGATCAAAATCTCGTATGCTATTGTCTTTGTATATATTGTCTTTAGATATTGTCTATCTTATTAGATATTGTCTTTCATATACCATTGATGGTCTATCTTATCTCTTCCTTGCCTTTGTTATTTTCACGGGTTTGGGATTAAATATGCTCATGAAGATTGTTTCATGAAAACTTTTCCCGACTATAAGACCTGGTCTTATCATGTAAccgttttattttaaatttgaaagcctttagtcaaaaaaaaaaaaatctcgtaTGCTCTCAATGCAAAAACTTTAGGCCatgtttgtttttgtatttaatttagcATCTAGATTTAGCATTTGAATACAACATCTAAATAATGCATTCAAATATCGTTcgtttataattagtatttgCATTTGGATGCAATATCTATATCCAATAAgcatggatttttttttcttcaacaaaTAAGGAAGTCCCTTTCTATCTTTTACTGTTCACAAACTTAGATACACAGAGGAACCCTGGAGACTCCGAAAGCCCTAGCTGCCGcctctctctttctccctcCTTGTCGGCCGCGAGTCACCATTGTGGGAAGCAGCTGGTCGTCGCCCTCCTCGCCACCAGCCGGGTGGTGTTGTTCGTATGTGTGTATTGATTGTAAGTTGAGTTCAGTGTATTGATTGTAAGTTGACTTTCGTGTGACACTGAAAAGAAGTGACGTCTAGCTAACTGAAGGTGTTAAAGTATGAGAATGAGAATGAGAATGAATGTTATGTTGACACCGAGAATGGTGGTATCTAGAAAGAGATGTTGTTGTTGAGTTGTATTGCATTGTAGAGTTATTGAGTTTTGAGAGGGGCGCCAGTAAGATTGAGTCATGCCGAATCTTGGCATAAGTAACTATTGAGCCCGCATGGTAGACAGTGCTAGATGAGCCAATGGTCACAAGTAGGTAATTATGTAGGTTATGTAGGAGCTGCGGTTCGTAGACTGGTTTTGGCACTCCGCATGACAGCCGCCATGGTGGGGGCGACTATATGCGTGCGTTAGGTCCTTGAGTTTAGGTTGCGTAGTGTCAAGTCAGTGTGTAGTAGTGGTTGAGTCCACTGCATTTGTTTGTTGTTATGCTGTATCACTTGATTGATTAATTGTCAGTGGCTAATCAGATCTCTTCACGTATTGAGTAATATAGAGTCTCATGTAGATCTACAACAAAACATAGTGAATTCTAACCAATTTTCTGACCACTTAAGTTGGTCAAAACCGTTTCCGACCATAAACTGATCCAGTTGgcggagaaaaaaaaattctcaagaTTTATTCCATACGATGCCTACTCGAGAAGATTTTCTGCGTTATCTTCAACAAAATCCAGTTGGTGATGGAACACCAAGTTTTGTTGACACATTTCAGGGATTTGAGACTTACTTCTCTCAACCAAATCCGGCCAATACCAACTTCAGAGACATTCCATCCACTTCGACTCCTCCTACTGCAGCGCACATCCCTCAGATGACAGTAGATGATCTTCTGGGGGCTCCTGGACGAGAGAGCCTCACTGTACTCGACCCACTAAGGCGTGGAAACGCTACTTGGTAAGTgttatttgatataatttttttgattttcagtGACTTGTGGAAGTAAACTTCCATGACTTaaagaatgattttttttttttttaggtttaagCATGATAATGGGAAAATTTCGAAAGCTATATTAAAGATGATGAAATCTGACCTACCAGGACCATATCCTACTTATAAACATCTGCCTCGTGATGCAAAAACAAGATGGTTCAGAGCATTTGCGGTACTAAATTTATCACTGTAAATTTATCTTTTACTCTTTCTTCATTCACTATAAAGTTTCTTTACTTTCCAGCAACAATTTACTTGGGAACCGAGCATTACTGAAACCGTAAAAATTGCTTACGAGAAAAAGGCACAGAAATCTTTTTCAAGCAATTTGTGTGAATGGAAAGAAAAATGGAAGCTTAACAAAGATCCTCCGGAGTGGGTATCAGATGATAATTGGCTGGGTTACGACTTGATGTGGAAGGATGAAAAAGTCCAAGCAAAGTCTTCCACAAACTCTACCAACCGGAAAAGTGAGCGTGGTGGTTTTGGTATTGCAATACACAACACAGGGGCAAAATCCTATGAAAGGCGCAAAGACGAGATGGTAAATTATACTGTTAAATATACTTTGGCTAATTGTAGTTACTGTGggttgatttttttggttttcatttTGGTAAGACCATTGATAATGGAGGGGAAGAGCCTGATATGCTAGCATTTCTTGCGGATGCACATCGAAGTCGCAAAACTGGTGACATTCTTGACAAAAAAGTGAAGCGGATTGTGGAGACTGTCAAGGAGAAGATAAACGATCAGCTAACTCAAGGTGGATCAACTGAGACAAACCTTCTTACCCAAGCACATATCAACAATCTGGTTTTAAAGGTTAAGTtagttagtttattttttttttgcaaatcttTGTGCTTTCCTTATATATTTCTCATTCTACAGGAAATCCCTGTCATTAAGGGTCACCGTTTTGGGTTTGGAACACTGCCGGACCCGGGACAAGTACCTTCTTCAGCTTCTTTCATGTCAAATTTGGACCAAGAAGAACAACTACGGATTGCAAACGAGAAGATAGCAATAGCTGATGAGAAGATTGCTATGGCAACAGAGAAGATTGTGACACTGGAGAATGACAAAGCTGCGAAAGATAAGGTTATACAGTATTTGCAAAACTTAGCATCTAAGGTTGTCAGCAAATTTCCAGATTTGcttcaagaagatgaagatgcaACTCAAGAATAAGTCTTATGCTTGTAGTCTTATGCttgtagaagaagaagctttagtAACAAACGTGTGTTACATATTATGCTTGTAGTTTTTTGGTTAAAGCTTTAGTAATGAACTCTATTGTAACTTTAACGGTTGTTTTAAGACTTTAGCAAAATATTTTGCTAAAACTATTTTAATGTTAAATGTTTAAGTAGGTTTCAagtctaaaatatatttgatttagtcttttaaattttcattgcaattttattgattaataaataattaaattaattaattttataaatggtCAGAATTTCATCAAGAATAAATGATCACAAATTCGTCAAAAATTTTACAACAAAGAGGTCAATAAGTGGTCAGATATTTGTAGATAAAATTTGACAGTAATACGTTAGAAAATGGTCAGGAATTTTTGACCGTTTACCGACGATAATTTCTGATGACTTTTATGACCATTGTTTTGGTCAAAAATATTTGACAATTTTctgaccaaaataaa
This genomic window contains:
- the LOC103827899 gene encoding epithiospecifier protein; its protein translation is MAPTLQGEWIKVQQKGGEGPGARSSHGIAVVGDKLYSFGGERTPNISIDKHLYVFDFNTHTWSIAPANGQAPNVQALGTRMVAVGTMLYLFGGRDEKKQFDDFYSYDTVKQEWKFITKLDEEGGPEARTYHSMASDENHVYVFGGVSKGGTNKTPFRFRTIEAYNIADGKWAQLPDPGEQFPRFERRGGAGFIVVEGKIWVVYGFATSPDPNGKNDYESDLVHYFDPATQKWTEVETKGEKPSPRSVFAHAAVGKYIIIFGGEVWPDPNGHLGPGTLTNEGYALNTETLVWEKFGGGAEPGELGWPAYTTATVYGKQGLLMHGGKRPTNKRTDEMYFYAVHSA
- the LOC103827901 gene encoding uncharacterized protein LOC103827901 isoform X2, which gives rise to MPTREDFLRYLQQNPVGDGTPSFVDTFQGFETYFSQPNPANTNFRDIPSTSTPPTAAHIPQMTVDDLLGAPGRESLTVLDPLRRGNATWFKHDNGKISKAILKMMKSDLPGPYPTYKHLPRDAKTRWFRAFAQQFTWEPSITETVKIAYEKKAQKSFSSNLCEWKEKWKLNKDPPEWVSDDNWLGYDLMWKDEKVQAKSSTNSTNRKSERGGFGIAIHNTGAKSYERRKDEMTIDNGGEEPDMLAFLADAHRSRKTGDILDKKVKRIVETVKEKINDQLTQGGSTETNLLTQAHINNLVLKEIPVIKGHRFGFGTLPDPGQVPSSASFMSNLDQEEQLRIANEKIAIADEKIAMATEKIVTLENDKAAKDKVIQYLQNLASKVVSKFPDLLQEDEDATQE
- the LOC103827898 gene encoding probable calcium-binding protein CML43, which encodes MEITINEKKIFSRQSSSFRLRSPSLNALRLQRIFDLFDKNSDGFITVEELSQALSRLGLDADISDLKPTIESYIKPDETGLRFEDFAALHRTLDESFFAGDCECDGSQESDLEEAFKVFDQDGDGFISAVELQNVLKKLGLPEAGEIEQVEKMIVSVDSNHDGRVDFFEFKNMMQTVLVPSS
- the LOC103827901 gene encoding uncharacterized protein LOC103827901 isoform X1, with product MPTREDFLRYLQQNPVGDGTPSFVDTFQGFETYFSQPNPANTNFRDIPSTSTPPTAAHIPQMTVDDLLGAPGRESLTVLDPLRRGNATWFKHDNGKISKAILKMMKSDLPGPYPTYKHLPRDAKTRWFRAFAQQFTWEPSITETVKIAYEKKAQKSFSSNLCEWKEKWKLNKDPPEWVSDDNWLGYDLMWKDEKVQAKSSTNSTNRKSERGGFGIAIHNTGAKSYERRKDEMTIDNGGEEPDMLAFLADAHRSRKTGDILDKKVKRIVETVKEKINDQLTQGGSTETNLLTQAHINNLVLKVKLVSLFFFCKSLCFPYIFLILQEIPVIKGHRFGFGTLPDPGQVPSSASFMSNLDQEEQLRIANEKIAIADEKIAMATEKIVTLENDKAAKDKVIQYLQNLASKVVSKFPDLLQEDEDATQE
- the LOC103827900 gene encoding alpha N-terminal protein methyltransferase 1 is translated as MTFSLYGPFVLGHLHCNLQNDISPPVDDDVCFALHRKYQLRRSVLAQSLDPMEVCGVDSEGKEFNSAQEMWREEIGEEGDETKKTQWYRDGVSYWEGVEASVDGVLGGYGHVNDADIIGSEVFLKTLLQERLVNGETNQHLVALDCGSGVGRITKNLLIRYLNEVDLVEPVAQFLDAARENLASTGSETHKAANFFCVPLQEFTPADQRYDVIWVQWCIGHLTDDDFVSFFNRAKGCLKPGGFFVVKENLAKQGFVLDKEDRSITRSDPYFKQLFRRCGLHLYQTKDQKGLPKELFAVKMYALTVDTPPKVHRTRSKTSSNRPQIIK